The DNA segment TTTAACTCATGATGGTTCTGTTGACGTTTTTCGGCATAGGGATAAAAATATTGAGTATTTCGGCGATATAAATATAGGGAATAATGTATTTGTGGGTTTTGGAAGTATAATTTTACCGAACACTAAAATTGAAGATGATGTAATTGTTGGAGCAGGAAGTTTAGTTAGAGGTGTGCTCAAAAAAGGGGGGGTATATGCAGGAGTACCAGTTAAACGGATTTGTAATATAGAGGAATTTCATCAGAAAAATATACAACAATTTACTTATATAAGAAATAAGTCGAAAAAGCAAAAAGAACAAATACTTATTGAGAAATTTAAAAAATAATGAAAATATTAATTCTATTAAGCAGGTTAAATAGAGGTGGCGCTGAGATAAGAACTCTGTCACTTCTAAAGGAACTTTCTTCTAATAAAAAGTTTAAGATCTACGTTTACCTTACTTCCGGTGAACGTTGTGAACTTGACAATGAATACGAAAAATACTCTGAGTTAATTTATAGAAATAAAAGTTATCCGATTGCATTTGACTTTATGAGTACTATCAGAAATATCAAATTCGATGTTGTTCATATTAATGCCAATTTAGCTAGCGGTGTGTACTGTTTTTTATCTTATCTATTAGGTATAAAAAAGAGAATTAGCCATATTAGAACATCTTCTGATTATGGTAGCGGGGTTTTATACAATTTAAAAAAGAAAGTGTACAGTTTTCTTACGAATACTTTTTCTACTAGAATCATTGGGGTCTGTGATGGCGCAAGAGATTTATGTAACAGTCCATCCTCTAAGTGGATTACAATTTATAACGGCATAGAAACTAAGGGAAGGAAGTTTGAATTTGAACCTCAAATACAACTTCCTTCTGACGCTATAAAGTTAATAATGATAGGGCGGTTGGCAGATATAAAAAATCATTCGTTTGCAATTGATATTGTATCAAAATTTAAAGGTAAAGTAATATTGGACATATATGGGGAGGGGGCAGCTGATTATGTTGAAAGTATTAATAAAAACATTATCGCCAAAAACTTAGTAGGTATTGTAAACCTAAAAGGTAATTGTAAAGCTCCTTTAGTAGTCATACCGAAGTATGATCTCCTCATCTTACCCTCTAAAAGAGAAGGGCTACCTGGAGTTGTATTGGAAGCGCTCAGTTGTGGAGTGCCAGTAGTATGCACCAATTTGCCTGGATGCTCTGAAATTTCAAAATATTCAACAGCAGTAAATTGCTTACCCATTGAAAAAGATAATGTTAATGATTGGATAAGTAATATCCAGAATTTTAAAAATAATAGCTCGGAAGATCTTATTATTTCAGAGTTCAATTCCAGCCCGTTTTTACATCATATACATTGTGAAGGCATTACTAATGTATGGAAACAAAAATGAAGAAGTTACTATTTGTACATGATCATATATTTATTCGGGGTCAAGATAATAATATTTATTCACAAGGAGGCTTCCCCAAACAGCTATGGTCTAAATATTTTGACTGCTTCTCAAAAATTGATGTTATTGCTCGTTGTTCAGACGAAGTTGAAGTAAATACAGAACCCTATGTTTTATCTACAGCTGGAAATGTATTTTTTCATTTCGTAAAAAAAATATCTTCACCAAAAACTTTGTTAAAAAATTTTAGTTCAGTATCAAGTATTATCGAAAATAAAGTTAGAACATCGGAGTATGTTATTGCAAGATTACCTAGCGAGAATGGTTTGTTAGCGGCTTATTATGCTAAAAAATATAAAAAACCACTTCTTATTGAAGTAGTAGGTTGTGCTTGGGATAGCTTGTGGCATTACGGAGGTACTTTTAGTAAGTTTTATGCATTCATTAGTTATGCTCGTACTAAAATGGCGATTAAAACTTCTGATTATGTTTTATATGTGACTAAAGAGTATTTACAAGAAAAATACCCTGCTAATGAGTTTGCTAAAGTGGTTAGTGCAAGTAATGTTGCAATTAATAATCAAATAACGGTTGCTTCTCCTTTGTATGAAAAGGATTATAGTACTATTAAAGTTGGGTTGATTGGTAATTTTAAAACAAGATATAAAGGTGTTCATACTGCAATTGAAGCTATAAATCTTCTCAATAATAAAGGAGTAAATGCAACTTTATATATTCTTGGTAAAGGGGATAAATCTGAATACTTAGAATTAGCTGAGAAGTTAGGCGTTGGCAATAAAGTTGTCTTTTGTGATCCTGTACCTAGTGGAAAACCAGTTCTTGATTGGATAGATAATATAGATTTATATATTCAACCTAGCTTAACAGAAGGGCTACCGCGCTCTTTAATTGAAGCAATGAGTCGTGGGCGTTTGTGTATTGGCTCCAAGGTTGGTGGGATACCTGAATTATTATCTGCTGACTTCCTGCACCAACCAAATAATGCAGAAGATTTAAGTAATGTAATTTTCAATACAATGCAAAAAGATTTGAACGAAATTTCATTAACCAATATCAATAAGTCTAAAAGCTATAATCAGTCCACTATTTATCAGAGACGATTATCATTTTTCAATCAATTTAGTAATTCAAAATGAGTCAAATTAAATACCAAATCAGATATGCCTTACCCGTATGGTTTCTTTTATTTATCACCAATATTCTACCCGATAATAAATTTTCGATCAGAATAAGAGGTTTATTAGTTAGTATTATTTTGCCTAATAAGCCTAAAAATTTAACTCTTGGAAGAGATATTACTTTATTAGGGATTGATAAATTATTTATAGGGGAGGGGGTGTATATTGCTAAGGGGACTTGGATAAATGCACTCGGTCGTGTAGAGATTGAAGATAAAGCTTTAATTTCACCTTATGTCATCATTGCTTCAGTTACTCATGGGTTTAATGGGGATAACTTCTATGGACCGTCAACTTTTAGTCCTATACGTTTGGGTAAAGGTTGCTGGTTAGCCTCTCATGTTACCGTTACTTCTGGTGTGCATATAGCCCCTAAAACTTTAGTAGGGGCGAACTCTTGTGTTATTAAAAATACCGAATTCGCTAGTTTTTATTCAGGTGTTCCAGCGAAAAAAATAATTAGGTAATCACATGAAACTATTAGTAATAATAACAGTGTCTCAAAATTTATTCAGTCTTTACCGTGATCAGTTTCAATACTTTAAAGAGCTAGGTGTCGATGTGACTGCTATTGCCGCTGATGGGCCAGAACATGAAATGTTGAGGGCTCAAGGAATTAGAACAATTAAAGTTCCAATGGTCAAAAGGCCTTCTCCTTTCTCCGACATGAAGAGCCTTATCTTAATTTGGTCACATATGCTTGTTAATAGATATGATATTGTAAGTATATCTACACCTAAAGCATCTCTTCTTGGTGCTTTGGCTTCATTTTTTAGTTTACACAAAAATGTTGTATTTACATTACGAGGAAGGGCATACGAAAATGAAACTGGATTTAAAAGAAAGTTCTACACTTTAATCGATAAATTAATCTGTAAAATATCTAAGAAAGTATTTTCTATCTCTAAAGAATTGGG comes from the Thalassotalea nanhaiensis genome and includes:
- a CDS encoding acyltransferase, with translation MGTLKKLIFKLYSYYLLKKSPLKYARRIGVNVGDKTRLIGINSGTFGSEPFLIHIGSNVTITKRVQFLTHDGSVDVFRHRDKNIEYFGDINIGNNVFVGFGSIILPNTKIEDDVIVGAGSLVRGVLKKGGVYAGVPVKRICNIEEFHQKNIQQFTYIRNKSKKQKEQILIEKFKK
- a CDS encoding glycosyltransferase, whose translation is MKKLLFVHDHIFIRGQDNNIYSQGGFPKQLWSKYFDCFSKIDVIARCSDEVEVNTEPYVLSTAGNVFFHFVKKISSPKTLLKNFSSVSSIIENKVRTSEYVIARLPSENGLLAAYYAKKYKKPLLIEVVGCAWDSLWHYGGTFSKFYAFISYARTKMAIKTSDYVLYVTKEYLQEKYPANEFAKVVSASNVAINNQITVASPLYEKDYSTIKVGLIGNFKTRYKGVHTAIEAINLLNNKGVNATLYILGKGDKSEYLELAEKLGVGNKVVFCDPVPSGKPVLDWIDNIDLYIQPSLTEGLPRSLIEAMSRGRLCIGSKVGGIPELLSADFLHQPNNAEDLSNVIFNTMQKDLNEISLTNINKSKSYNQSTIYQRRLSFFNQFSNSK
- a CDS encoding acyltransferase, with translation MSQIKYQIRYALPVWFLLFITNILPDNKFSIRIRGLLVSIILPNKPKNLTLGRDITLLGIDKLFIGEGVYIAKGTWINALGRVEIEDKALISPYVIIASVTHGFNGDNFYGPSTFSPIRLGKGCWLASHVTVTSGVHIAPKTLVGANSCVIKNTEFASFYSGVPAKKIIR
- a CDS encoding glycosyltransferase; protein product: MKILILLSRLNRGGAEIRTLSLLKELSSNKKFKIYVYLTSGERCELDNEYEKYSELIYRNKSYPIAFDFMSTIRNIKFDVVHINANLASGVYCFLSYLLGIKKRISHIRTSSDYGSGVLYNLKKKVYSFLTNTFSTRIIGVCDGARDLCNSPSSKWITIYNGIETKGRKFEFEPQIQLPSDAIKLIMIGRLADIKNHSFAIDIVSKFKGKVILDIYGEGAADYVESINKNIIAKNLVGIVNLKGNCKAPLVVIPKYDLLILPSKREGLPGVVLEALSCGVPVVCTNLPGCSEISKYSTAVNCLPIEKDNVNDWISNIQNFKNNSSEDLIISEFNSSPFLHHIHCEGITNVWKQK